In Pieris napi chromosome 8, ilPieNapi1.2, whole genome shotgun sequence, the genomic stretch atcttatatataaaattctcgtgtcacaatgttcgttcccatactcctccgaaacggctcgaccgattcttatgaaatattttatgcatattcagtaagtctaaggatcggctactatctatatcgGTGTCCACccaaaaacttttattttatttttttatgatacaacatacatacaacccttaattttcttttaccctcaacgatcaacccctattttttatttgttagttaagaacttataacttgaactctgaggtttatattgagaaaaatcacagaaaaacctaaaaagttttcattccggaaaaccgaacagtctctgggttAGCAAAGCAAAATGTtacatgttggtatgtactaaaaaggtaggctaggcattaaggagaaacgaagtacGCGAGCAATTACCTAAGTATCCAATTACATACCTATAGTCTACCACAAATCCACTGCTAATATCGGCCTTTAGcaaatgattttataataaccAGCTATTGTATGTAATTGGCaccatttttgttatttataatacattagTGTTATCCTTGAACCACGAAAATCATGTCGTTAAGAACTGTTAATTGGTACTTGGTACTAGTGGAAAtatgagtaataaaaaaagtacgaTCCAAGGAAAATTATTTGGGTTTGGATGGTTTATCAAAACTTAAAACATTGGAGATGCAGCAGTGTCTTACTcggaagtatttatttatccgCTGTTTTAAAGAGCACGATAATTCTGTCGGTGACTATTAAGGTTGGAAATTCGTAGTGAATTTATCACCAGATCCAGTATTGCCTGATGCCTTTTGATGATATAGCTATCCCAATCATTTCTAGGCGTTGGGAGCTTAAATGGGTACCTACATTGGTATCTAATTGTGTAGTTCATGGAATAGAAGTAACGCCCGTACCGCGAATTTAGGGTTCATGGAATAGGCAAGTAGAATTACCTATTATAAGAGAAGTACGTAGATGGTGCCTACAGCCCCCtccaattttataattagctGTGCTGTTTCACACACGGTTATTCGGGCGTATAACATAGCCTATTAGTCTGGACTCTAGAGTATCCcacacaataataatttttggatttgcatgtatcttatttatttataaaagcttgctaacgctcggcacactgatacattggtacaagaaaaataaaatacaaactttAATGTGTAAAGTGTGTTTAAAGTGTAAAGATTTAATTGAgggtaaattaaaattatttcactcAGATAATTATTTAGTGTTTCAACTAAGCCGTCCAGAAAAATCACAATTCtctttacaatttattatgataaattatttgtagcTTTACAGGATAGGtggtaaaaaaatgtaatcatGTCAATACCAAGAGAATAAAATTGaccataacataatatatacacatatataacgCGTAAGGAGTTTGATgacattaaacaaaatatgaaaacAATTTGTAGAGCAAAATAGCTAATATAGCGAATAATATTGATCCGTCAGTAGGAAGTTATAAAGACTCCCAAATGCTAATGTTAATAATGCCCAAACGGCATTTTTGATGTACCGAAAGAGTCAATTGACATTTCCTATTGCGTAAACTATTATCCTATATTGGTTATTGTCAGTAATTGGTCACACCCACAGCAATACCATTATTTAAGACCACAGATAAAGACAAATATTCCTTTTCTTGCACATATACTGTTGTATTTTGTttggtatatatattttttattttacgaaattttcCTCGATCCTTACAATTCGATGACGATGTCTTAACTGTACAGGATCTTTTCGCTGCAAATTCGAATAATTTGAACCCATGAAGCACGCCCCACATAGCCGCGGGGCCCTCACAATAGAGACTTcggaaaaaaatgttttaaattcagACTAGTACCTAAACACTAGTAAACAActtttcttttgatatatttttatgtttgttaaatgctaaattaaaagagcagtgttggcctagcggcttcagcgtgcgactctcatacctgaggtcgtaggttcgatccccggctgtacaccaatggactttctttctttgtgcgcatttaacatttgctcgaacggtgaaggaaaacatcgtgaggaaaccgacatgtcttagacccaaaatgtcgacggcgtgtgtcaggcactggagactgatcacctacttgcctattagattaaaaaaaattatcatgaaacagattcagaaatctgaggccaatacctaaaaaggttgtagcgccactgttttttttttaatgctaaatTAATCTACTTggtttcacaataaattattgaatgaAAAACTCGACTGAAAAAAATTGATCACTATATTTGGACAATTATTTTGGGCCTCCAATCCTTGTCTCGAGGCCTCCAGACCTCTAAATCCTGCCCTGACGTTTGCTACAAAATTATCTACTCGTTTCGTTTATTCGTCTATTATTtgcgaaaataaaatatccattagcataaatatgaataagCTTTTTATTAGGTATAACGTTTAAttactgttattttatttatatgggtgtacgttatttatctataatacACTTTATAGAAATCCTATCCTCTCCATCTTGACATATAGCGATCCACAACAGAGCGCTTTTTAATGtactttttgccgcgcaccaccactttctggaaccagctgccagtAGTTGTATTTCCAAACTGGGGgcgtttaaaaaaagaacgtACCCTGAAAGGTCGGTAACACACCCGCTAGCAGGGTTGcaggtgtccatgggtggcggttAGCACTTTATTCAATGTGACTTGCCAGCTCGTTTGACTCGTATCCCTTAAAAAGAGAGGGAAGATCGGATTTTTCGTTCTTTTGTTTGTAATGGATAAACTACACAACCGATTGTTTTTTACCAAAATAAAGCTGCATTATCAGCAATAACATTACGCTATGATCGAAAAGGagtatcaattaaaaatattgtaaatttggGGAAAACGATTTCCCTTTGAGAGCTTTCTTCGCAAATTTAAGATGTTGTCATTGGAGAATcgtagaaaattaattgatgtATCGTTTGCAATTAAGATACTTAACAATTAAGTCGATTGCCCCAACCTTTTAACAAGATTTAAATGTCGTGTACCCTCTAGATACCCCAGGCATCATTCCATTTGTCCCTCCTTTCCggagaacgcgttttggccaATATTCAACGATGTCCAaattgagcattctgatatacgagctaggtctggatatccatagttgctctcctcacactttaaaatctattttcgtttagttttaacaatttgttttgtttaatttctttgtattatcttgtcacattaaattgtatgtttGTGCTCTATTCGATGTTAATCCAGATTATGATGAAGCTTTGGTGAGATATTTTCCGGTTTCTCAAACTACTAAAACCCATTTTCCAGATTCAAAAAAcgtctattaataataaaaaattttttttaataatctctGGTCAGACGAAGGTACAAGAGGCCTTTGTAATTAAGATACAATCTATGAAGGTGGACGTAATCCTAAGAAAACAAACCATCTTTATTACAGCGTAAGCATCTTACAGTTAGAACGGAAGGGTGACAATGATTTActgcttttaatttattcagagAATCATAAGTCCATATTAtggctattatttatttattaaagtttaccacatcgtacataatactatatttacGATAATTGTACAAActcttttatttcaaatggCAATTGAGGCAAacataaatgtaacaaaaaaaattaaaaatatatacctacgataaaataaaaaaaatttaagcagaaaaaaaaataccatcaAAACAGCAGATTAGCTACGAGATAGGCATTTAACAATGCTTTCGATGCGTTGCGAATTCAACCGTATTCAACATGACTGCGCATCAGAGcgttatacaaataattggGTTAGTTACAGAATTGtcctaaattttatattagtgGGTTAGCTCAGAgtatattaaatcataaaattaaaatgggcACACACAGTAACGCTACGCTTGAAATGTAAGAGCAATTCAGCTACCCCACTATTACTGCCAGCATGCGGTTGGGGCTTCCCCGCACGCGCTTAACCACAGATACAGCTCGCTTGCGCAATTTAGCGTAAAAACAGTCGCGTGGACAACAAAGCATTATAGATGCTCTGCTATAGCGAGGTTGCCCGATGAACGCAATATTGAACTAAACACAAAGGGcattgtgtattttattgtatagcaAGGCCACAATGCAGTCATAAAATGATGTATATACTAAAAAGAGTGATCTTTACCTCTTGCGAACACCGTGCAAACAGCCGAATGACCATATCATCTCTAACACATTCCTGCGATTTCGCTCAACGTCAGCTTCGTCTTAAAGCACGATATGAATTGATTTCGTGTATGCTATCTTGTACtatgtcaaaatataaaaacacgtTCATTCTATGTCATGTAGAGCAAAGTGTTTTTTGCGATAAAAAGGAGTTCTTGCCagttctcgtccgttctacacTTTTGATTCGAAATCTGAAGaggtttgaattttttgacGTAGTTATTAACTTTAAGAGAGAACAAATTactatttcaattataatagCGAAGGCCAAGGTTTTTTGGGATACCATGGGCCAGTCTGTTGCACAAATCCCCGTTATCAAAGACGTTGCACCTACTGCTGTGTTCGACACTATCGACATGCTTATATGTTCCCAGAGTGAATtcaatattgtgtatattatgtgtttaatattatatactttatcataacttttctataataatattacatatgtCAAATATATTCTGAATagaactaaaactaaaaaccttaaaaagtataatataataactaaatatatactttattatatttcattttattttttctcgacATTATCGTTTTGGCATAGTCTGTAAGGTTAATGtctgtatttttgtaaaaaataaataaataatttacgacTTTAATTCCCAATAATCAAACACAAATGCGTGGTCTTCCTAAAGagcttatatttttatgttaacaCGTTAAGTTTATGACTGCCTTGGCCAATGTTAATAGTCAGCCAAGATAATGCggctaaatattattaagtccAAAAATAGAGCATGAAATAGaaactaaaagaaaaatattctaattaacgctttgatttatttaatttttgattttttgcaCGGTTAAACGTTTGAACaattttaccaaattaaattaaataaatacagagtaataattattaaacaagcACTGCTTTGAAATGCGATTCACTACGCACCAATCTCTTTGTGTGCAAATTAAATTACGTTTGAAACGAAAAAATATCGAGATTACATTTTGTCTTGATCGTTCGTCTGCAACCGTAGAGATACTTCAATACAgataaaacatacataaaaaaattaaaaccctttttaagaaagctttttaaatttattttggtcttttgaatttattaaacgaACCTGCATGACGCCAATAAAAGcaagtcatcgcagcccatggacagcCACTTTAGtgggtgtgttgccggcctttgagggcgGAGTATGCTCTCTTTCGAAGCAGTTGGAGTTCTCAGcgaagacccccaccgggagtcgatgtCACAATtattcgctagttcgcaaaatatttcttttttcgtattctatttcaaattattatgtcagtaaaaattgtaaattaattttctttacaatattgtattataattaatgatatGATTACATTTGCGATTTGTTTtgtggaaaataaaaaatagattttactCAGAAAATAATCCAATGAAGGAACGAAAAGTGGGAAAATGTTGACTTTGCCGGACGGAAAACAAGTTAAAATTGCATTGAATCGTACTCTGCTAACACGTGATAATGCGTAGGAGTGTAAAAGTTGTATTCTAAGAAACATAGCTTTATCTCGACGACGTAATTTATTAAGCCGcggatattataattaaacctcTCATTTACAGAGCATCGTGTCACGCTATGTAAgcatttatacattttacaatcCAAAACAGTAGGATGACGCACGGCTGtcgtttatatataattcatttaatgttatttatacataacacttcgttacattttTGTGTAACttgaattaattgtattacttcataaaatcataaattatgtTCAGTTGTTACACGAAATTCATTGAGTGTTAGGCCGCCGGGTCAACTAGTAgtgaaatgtattaaattaccgTGCTATGCTTCGTTTcctaaattttgtttgtatactatatttaagtatgcttatgtttatttatttatttatttatttatttatttaataacagcaCAATGGCCAAACTTAGactaaaaaacacaataaacaatacaataaaatacaattaagatttACAACACAGGGTCTATTAGAATAAAGGTCAACGTACGTCCTCATCATCGTAACCTTCTTTTGATGGATTTAAAACAGAGATTCCCATTTAGTAATGCAGATCTAAAATCTGTATTCGAATTAatcacatatatttttttttgtgttcaaGTTTccttattgttaaattaaattacaattattaattataaaactgttcCTTGCGGTGTAATATATTGATTAGAGAGAACTTAAAATTCATCGGAGCTCATAACAATACGCTCATTCGAAAACTATATTGAAAAAACTTGACACATAACTCTTctacataaacattttttaaccaTATCCTATCCTGTTACGTGActtatgtattgtatttattattcctTTGTTTTGCAATTCATGAATTCGttagattagcttttaagtttttagtttatttaattttttttattattttagatttaagttggtgattctataagttttttataagatttggttATGACTTCTTACTTCTTACAATTTACCCatcatatttcattttttagtttttaacctTACTAGGGTTGTCTGAAAGAGATCtcttagcgataaggccgcccgttgcatctttttaacaacatatatgtattatgttatttgtttttctataaatgtaacgacatatagataaaataactGTTCCGATCTGGGCGAATCCTTTAGGGTCTCAGTTCACTTTCTCTTGTCCACTAGCTCCATCtctatcttaatttaaaactctACTCTACAAGCATTACTTGTCCACATCATATCaaaaaattatcgtgattcacGTCCTCATTGTCTGCATATGTCTTAATTGCTTTGTTTGTTCCATTCTTTATGTGTAAGTAATTGCATATCTTGTGTTTAcgtcatttaatttaacttttccTTAGTTGCCTGGAAAAGCGGCCGTCACTGCCAGGTGGGcacttgaatatttaattaaattattttaattgtacctactatacaacaaaaaaaaaacaacaaaaaattaagtagcacaatgtacacttatgaacgtcaataaagaaatatatattaaatgcttctaattttacataaattctcaaatcaagggcgtagaacggacaagaagaactggcaatataCTCGCCAATCTtgttaatcgccaagttttttgtttaacacaatgtttgtaaggagctgcaaccattatacCATGTTCCAAAtggcatatttaattaattcatagttaattaataataataaaaaataaagatttgtcctcCATCAGCAGTAGGcttggtgaaataggagcacttacattctcgtgggaacaacacgcaaatacatagtcgaaaaaactaacatcaccgcatacacgaattcaagtccgaccagtcaccactaCTCCACTATCAGTAACCAGATAGGAATCACGGATATTAAGCAGACATTGAATCTATGAAGCTATTGTTATCATTCTTCTGTTTGTGTTGACTAGTATCAAGTATGGCCCATAACAATTCTCGAATTTTGCTTAATCAGTGCAACTGATTGTTTGAGAACTACGTCGTAATAGGGGTTTTATTTGATGAAGTCATCAAGGTTATATTAGTCAGTGTCAATGAATGTTTCATTCTGAGATATCAATATTGGTGAGCGAAGTTATTGGACAGTACCTCATATGTGACGgtttctgccctgcgattctgtaactcacttcacgaactcacacagcggttttcgcatcggcggtcgctctcaaatcagtcgtgaagcagtcattttatgatttggcattctgataaacaataaactacaagctcccaccttttcagaatgccaaatcataaaatgactgcttcacgacagATTTGAGAGCACACGCTcagtgaagtgagttacagaatcgcagggctgctgtCCTACCTCAGGAATTTCATCACACgacaaaagtattaaatagctTATCAGAGTTTTCTAAAGTAGCCGAAATcagtttatatttacaataatttgttCACAATAACGAGACTAATCGATAATGCGCAACGTGTGCGCACAATTTTCCTGAAACATTTGCACTATTGTGCGCTTCCGGTCTCCTCAAAGACTATTCAATTTATTACACAGTGGTGGCAATGATGATGAGAACAAATATACGTTTTTACTTGTATATTGGCTATAAATATAGAGAGATAAAAAGGCCATGTGTagttaaaaggccggcaacctGCATTCGAGCCCTCTAGCAATGTCTATGGGCAGCAGTAGCACTTAGCATCAGATGAGCATCCTGCTTTGTTGTCTcctgttatattatataaatcgcTAACCACACATTTTATAAAGTAACTAGCTAACCCAGCAAATGTCGTTTTGccatgaatattatttctaggatacatttttttagttcactaaaaataactatctattatgataaaaataggggttgatcctATAGGGGTGACAAtgaagggttgtatgtatttttgtatgttgtattataaaaaaataaaaagttttgtctcaaaaatttaggggtgggacCACAATTTAGGgcgatgaaaaatagatgttgtccaattctcagacttactgaatatgcaaaaaaatttcataagaatcggtcgagccgtttcggaggagtatgggaacgaacattgtgacacgagaattttaaatatatagagaCTATAAAATGAAACGTCTTATCAATATTGTTAGTTTAAATGACTTGATTTATTCATcatttacgaatttatttataaatctcGTCCCAAAAGGTACAgtttacaaacaatttatgttaaattttaatgaactgatacaaaaaaattatattctttgACCGGCGCGGACGCATAAAGAAGCATAAGGTCGTGAGCCCATCCTATCGTCAGTGTGAACGCGCGAGTCGAACTATTCGTTAGCGCGCGAATTTccaaagatttaaaaatgttttattttttcgtcGCTTTGTTAGTGGCCAGTGCACAGGCTAAGTTTTATTCGGATTGTGGTAAGTAAAGAGGTTTTAGTTCTTTTCTAAATGGCTACGAACACAATTTATAATTGGCGTAAAAGCATCGACGATtagtttaacataaaattgtattctagAGGCATTATTGCATATTATAACAATGCGGTACCTGTTATGCGACACCCACATtgccaaaaggctcgcaagtgcgttgccggtctttcaagaattggtacgctcttgaagGAATAGTCGAaatggtttggaaatacttcagtggctAGCTGGTTTCACAATTGTTAGAGATTGTGAGagtgtggaacgacggacgtcgacgCCCGATGGTGAAACTCATCTGTAGGTGAGGATCCGAACATCTTCTCTGAACACTcttcatggtaaatgcggtagaagatgcagacaaaccccacatctctacgcaacccCAAGGAATCAAGCCACTCAGAAAGTGACTGGAATTCAAATAGCTATTCGTTAAATACGGTCAAGTAGAACGAGCTGGTTCTGGGCAGATTTCCTCCGGAGAGatgagaacagtactccatgtcgggccgaatttgcgctttatagaCTTGCAAACGTTgccccggagtgaagtacagTACGGGatcccacgatgctaaatgaggatttactcgagcgtcatagagacctattgggttGCGAAGCTTAggtaattataagaaaaaaatgttatgtaaaaaaaactttccaTCGGTGGGGGGAGCGGCTATAGActttcaaaaatgtaaaaaaagctGTGCCATGGAAATACTCGAGCGcttcagatattgatagcatccatttcctatgtatttttaataatgtacgtatgttaatctgattgTGGTCGTAcgtaagggttgaaaatgcaaaaaaaaaaaaacgagcGCGTCGGATTTTCTAGGGGGGTGTTAAGTGAACCTAAAAAAGCTCTCATCtaataatctgacgatttggATGTGACGCAAACTCACGGTCATTATTAGaatgtgaaaaataatcgCCATTTTGACATACATCTCAAgggcgtcagattaagatatatatggTTCATCTTTATCTCCTAGATGTGCtatctcataatctgacgatcaTCTGGAGGGATTCGCCTAATctgacaattaaaaaaaaattaaatcattgaACTTAATTGATTAATAAGCTCTGaaaatagcaaaaagtgtATGTTGTTGAAGTAGAACTTgtatttattagataataatgtaaaaaaaatgcttaaaaagaataaaaaataaaaatttactggAAGAACCGGTACCTAATTTACCTCGAcgatattctaaaatatttaaaaaaaaatctaatgtttataatgtaaattttatttaaatttacaatatatcaTGAAATGATCTGCATATATAAACAGACGTTTTTAATTCTCTgttgagtgaactgacaaaagGTCTGTTTCACTTCAGttcctgtaaaaaaaaattagtatttttttaatatattataatgtatgtagTTGTTTAATTCTATGTGACATAAATGTAACTAGGTGCCACATTGGAGTAATCTGTAATGGTAGATTattgtgttaaaaattaaaattaaataaaccttaAGAATTACACCAAGAacctaatgtttttttttctattttaggCTCGAAATTAACTACTGTCCATGATGTGGGTGTCAGTGGCTGTTCCAGGGATGCAAAGTCATGCATACTTAAGAGAAACAGCAATGTCACAATCAACATTGACTTTACCCCTTGTATGTATCAAGAACAGGTccatgaaaaatttaattaatcatattgtttttattaaatctatcATTCATTCCATTTGTCCCTAGTTTCCGAAAAACGCGTTTTAGTAAACCTCCTTAAAAAGTCACCTTGGACCTAAAAAGTATGGTATTTAATGAGcagcgttggcctagtggcttcagtctctcatacctgaggtcgtaggttcgatccccggctgtgcacaaatggactttctttctatgtgcacattttaatttgctcgaacggtgaaggaaaacatcgtgaggaaaccgatatgtcttagacccaaaaagtcgacggcgtgtgtcaggcactggaggctgatcatctacttgcctattagatttaaaaattatcatgaaacagattccgaaatctgaggcaaagacctaaagaggttttagcgccactgatttatttcattttttatttaatgtaatctACCTACAGACCGCGCACAGGATTCCAGAAGCTAATAAGAAAAAgacaaataatactttatatttttgtatgtttacgAATAGATTTACCATACATTTTACAGCTAAAGCGGTTACTTCGATTGAGACAGTAGTACATGGGGTCATCATGAATTTGCCGGTTCCATTCCCGATTTCACAGCCGGACGCTTGTAAGGGCAACGGTCTGACTTGCCCGCTTAAGGTAGGCAAATTTCGTGGCTTAGTGTTGTCTAAAGTATAATCAAGATATACAAGagaatatacttataaaacttggtaaaaagcgtttgtttgaaacaattatttattcaagatAAACCTATCCCGTTTCACATACTTTGCAGCAAgtctaatttatataattataaaatattcataccGTAAAATACAGTGggttttttaaacttaaaaatcagGATGAGTATACTTATAAAGAAACAATAGCCTAAGAGTAAAGACGAAATTAACGAAACGCATTAGAAATCGGAGATATGTAAGCGCCTGCCAAATTATGTGTGCAATGTGGATGCtgttaataaaaagtacaaaCATACgctattttataatacttaataaacaaatcattatatatatgttctaGGCGGGTGAAAAGCAAGCATACAAAACAACATTGGCAGTACTCAAAGCA encodes the following:
- the LOC125051547 gene encoding ecdysteroid-regulated 16 kDa protein-like, with product MFYFFVALLVASAQAKFYSDCGSKLTTVHDVGVSGCSRDAKSCILKRNSNVTINIDFTPSKAVTSIETVVHGVIMNLPVPFPISQPDACKGNGLTCPLKAGEKQAYKTTLAVLKAYPKVSVIVKWELKTDDGEDIVCVMIPAQIK